CAAAaaagtgaaatcaaaataacatCTAGCCAGCATCATTACATGTCCACCTATTTGCAATCACAAGCCTTCCTAAATACTTATAGAATTACAATACATAAAACACCTACACCTAGACACAGCAGCTCAATTCCACAGCTTCAATCAAACTCCATTAACCTTGGCAACCTTGAACCCACGCCCATCTGCATTAACAGAAGCCTCTTCAAATTTAGGATTCAAATTCCTCTTACTCTTGGAGGTGAAAACATGATTTTCATGGGTAAGCTTCTCTCCATTTTGCGAAGGTGCTTCAAGAACATGGCTTCTCTCCATATTGCGAAGATGAATCAACAACATGGGACAACACCTCCTAtgacaaagaaataaaaaaaaggtatTAAACAGTCTCAAGAATACAAAATACAGTTAGGAACACCACAGATaggaataagaagaaaaattattatCCATGAGTACCTGAGTTTCTTTTTCCACTGAGCTAAGCAATATATCGAGTTCAGCAGAAAGATCATCACTAACAGCATTATTGCTGGGTGTTTTCTCATCTTTTCTATGTTCACCATCACTTAAGGCAACAAACTCAGTCACTCCAGAAACAGCAGGCTGTTTTCCAGCTAAAAAATCAATAAGAATCGGGGATTTACACAAAATCCCAGGACACTCACCAGCATCTTTCTCACTCTTGATAAAAGTATCTGAAAACTCCTTCTTAATACCAACATCCCCTTTTCCACAAGGAACAGATTTGTGCAAATCATTCTCCTATTCATATGCCATAAGagtttaaaaatacataagagcaGAACAGAAATTCATCACAGTaagatacataaataaataaaaaataaaaaattaagcatGAATTAACAGgatctaaaaatatttgtatgtaTATCTAACCTTTTTTGGAGTACACTCGTCATCAGCATCATAATCGGGAAGTTCAAACATCGCAATAATAGTTGAATCATCACAAATTCTCCTAACTCGGAAAGTCCCATAAAATGTATCCTGTGGGACACCTTTGGTATCAACCTTGAGAAGCAACTTCTTTCCAATGAGCACTTGAAATATGGGAGGATAAGTATCCCCACATATAAGCTGTTTTGACAGTAATACATAAGAAATATAGAGTTTGAATAATAAATATGCCAAACCATAAACTGAACAACACAAAAGAGAACTAAAAACATACACTTGCATCTCTTTGAACCTCAGTAAACAAGTCAGCACATGACTTCTTAAGCAAATAAGATGCCTCACGATCAAAGAGAAGGAAAATACCCTCACCAGTACGATCTtcaactattattttaattttaaatctgcatagagaaaaaataaaaaagtacacCATCATTCAGCTAAATAGAATCAGGAAACCTTATTTTTATAAACAATCCACTCTACAATATGAGAAAACattttcaacaaattttctAACCTTGGAGTCACATTAGTTATGTGCTTCAAACAAAAATCACAGTAATATGCACCATTTTGAGGATAGATACCCTTTCCACACACACACGCAGAATACCAGCAACCTCCATCCTCAACAATACCTTGAATTGCACCAAAGATGATAAAAGAACCCTCCTATCCAATGGGCATTTCAAAGTTAACTAACAGCATGAATGAAAAAACAGATCTGGAAAATCttgtttgattttctttttcggttcatttgtgtaTAAAAGAAACAGAAACACAACTAACTCAAAATAAAACAACCTGATTGTTATCTTGAAGCTCTTCAATAGTGCATTTCCTAGTTAAACGCATGAAATCATCTTCCAATGAGAGAACTTTACCCTCATTTGCAATAAACAGAGGATGGGTACCATTTACACCTTGCTCaatcatactaaaaaaaaaaaatcaatgcaaaTACTTGTACTTGTTACTCCACATAGCTTGTAAATAAAGAATACAATAAACATCAACAAAATAAAGCATGCTAACCTCTGGCTGAATTCAACAACTTCAGGAATATTAggattaaataatatttgagtGGCATACATCACATTTTGAAGACCTACTTGACCTACACAACAACAAAGAAAGAGTCTAGCAAACTTTATTGGAGACAATACCTCTAGCAGCCATGAGATGTACAGAAAAAAAATACCCCTAAAGAACTTGACTTTTGCAAGCTGAATCACCACAACAGGCTGCTCCACATAGCCAGAGGCAAGAAAATTATTCACTTGATTAACATAATCCCCAAACAATGCACATCGCACTGTAACACTGAAACTCAAACGATAACAAagaataaaacagaaaataagcaAAAGAGATCATTAAAAGATAAAGAGAAAGCAGCAGAAAATAACTCAATTAACATACTCTTTTGAAGTTAATTCCAATGcaatcattttcacaattttccccttttttgcatattctttctcttctccgaCTGAAGTTAAAAGACCGATGACATCTATTCCAAATAAACACAATCTATTAACTATTCAAATGATTTGTTAAAAAAACTTCAATAACAGAAAAGCAAGAAGTTATACACACCAACTAAGAAATCATAATCTTGGGTCATGTTCAACAGCTCAGAAAAAGGAAACATGTTGAAACAAGTCTTAGGGATTACATCTTCATCAACAGCTACAACAGTGGTTCGGTGAAGGAAAACCAATTTGAATTCATGAGAAGTTGCTCTATAACTACCATGATTTGAGACAACAGTAAAATATGCCATTCTATAAACTTGTCCTTCAACTATATGATCCCTAAACCTATTAAGCAGTGGTTTCTTGACTGTAGCTTCAACTATATGATCCCTAAACCTATTAAGGAGTGGTTTCTTAACTGTAGCTTGAATTTTTTTCACATTGAAAATccaacaaaagaacaaaatcaGATTACTGAAACACataatttaaagttaaaaacttaaaaaacaacAACTAACACCATATTTAAAAGAGAAGCTAATATGGGCTAACATGCTCATCAAGGAGAATCATCTCCATTGAGTTAGGAACCTCATGGTTACCAAAAGAGGGTACAACCCAAAGCCTAAGAACCCTAACTTTCAGCCTCCAAGCCTCTCTAGGAGGATGCATCTTAGAAATCATATCAAATGGAGGAGGCATTGCAATAAAAAGAAAGGAGATAAAATGACTTGATGAAATAGATCAAAATGTAAACAATAAGTTTCtgagataaataaatataacttAGGAGGAAATACAACACAGCAGAATGTTTGTGCATTCAATGTGCTTCACCCACATTccttttatagaaaaaattcaGGACACAATGTCATATTTCTGAATTCAAATTCAGGAGGGAAACGGAGGATAATTGAGTTGAATCACCATATTTCTCATTTCTCATTTAATGAGTAAGAAGCAATGATTCATTTCATATCAATCACATCACAACTCACCAAACAGATGGGATAAAAAGAACAAACCTTTATAAAAATTCCAACATTCTCATCTCCATTCAATGGCACATACACAACTAATCATAGGACCGAAAGCTGAAACAAcacaaaagcaagaaaaataattgataatttcGAGATATAAAAAGATAGGGACCAGAAATTGATATACCACACCACAACTACTATACTGTAGCTACATGTCATTAGGCCATAGCAAATCCAGTCAGCAACTACACCAAACAATCATTCTAGTGATGGCAATCAGAGTTGGTAAATGTGTTAGGTAGGGATACAATTGAAACAGCAGATAAATGGGAACAAAAGTATACACAAACACGAATAGAAACATGTCAATCACATCAACATTCATGAAATAGATGATAATGAAAGCTGATACATTCATCATGCTACCCAAATTTCCAAtttccaataaaaaatatatagcaGAACCTTATTATGTGTGGAAACAACTTTTTCATGGGAAAACCAGCGGCTGGATAGTTTTTTCTTTGGCTAGGAACATGTGCTAGTTAGACAAATAATAGAATGAACACATTTTAATCGCACA
This sequence is a window from Arachis duranensis cultivar V14167 chromosome 2, aradu.V14167.gnm2.J7QH, whole genome shotgun sequence. Protein-coding genes within it:
- the LOC107476071 gene encoding uncharacterized protein LOC107476071; the encoded protein is MPPPFDMISKMHPPREAWRLKVRVLRLWVVPSFGNHEVPNSMEMILLDDNLILFFCWIFNVKKIQATVKKPLLNRFRDHIVEATVKKPLLNRFRDHIVEGQVYRMAYFTVVSNHGSYRATSHEFKLVFLHRTTVVAVDEDVIPKTCFNIVTVRCALFGDYVNQVNNFLASGYVEQPVVVIQLAKVKFFRGQVGLQNVMYATQILFNPNIPEVVEFSQSMIEQGVNGTHPLFIANEGKVLSLEDDFMRLTRKCTIEELQDNNQEGSFIIFGAIQGIVEDGGCWYSACVCGKGIYPQNGAYYCDFCLKHITNVTPRFKIKIIVEDRTGEGIFLLFDREASYLLKKSCADLFTEVQRDASLICGDTYPPIFQVLIGKKLLLKVDTKGVPQDTFYGTFRVRRICDDSTIIAMFELPDYDADDECTPKKENDLHKSVPCGKGDVGIKKEFSDTFIKSEKDAGECPGILCKSPILIDFLAGKQPAVSGVTEFVALSDGEHRKDEKTPSNNAVSDDLSAELDILLSSVEKETQEVLSHVVDSSSQYGEKPCS